GGCCACGCAAGCGCCCGACCTCGCGTGCCGGTGGAACTGCAAAGCGGGTAAGTGCGGGTCGTGCTCCGCCGAGATCAACGGCGCGCCCAAGCTCATGTGCATGACGCGCCTCGACGACCTGCCGCCGGACGAGATCGTCATCGTCGAGCCGATGCAGGCGTTCCCGCTGGTGAAAGACTTGGTCACGGACGTGTCGTGGAACTACGAGGTGAAGAAGCGCATCAAGCCGTTCCGCCCGCGGAAACCCGACAACCCCGACGGCACCTGGAAAATGGCCCAGGAAGACGCCGATCGCGTGCAGGAGTTCCGCAAGTGCATCGAGTGTTTTCTCTGCCAGGACGTGTGCCACGTGCTGCGTGACCACCACAAACACGCCGAGTTCATCGGCCCGCGGTTCCTCGTGTACTCGGCCGCGCTGGAGATGAACCCGCTCGACACCCACAACCGCATCCCCGACCTGAAAGGCACACAGGGCATCGGCTACTGCAACATCACGAAGTGCTGCACGAAGGTCTGCCCCGAACACATCACCATCACGGACAACGCGATCATCCCGTTGAAGGAGCGCGTCGTGGACGAGTTCTACGACCCGGTGATGAAGCTGATCCAGTTGGTGTTCCGGCCCCGGAAGAAGGAGGATCTGGGCGGAACGGCGGATTGAGGCACGAACCGTGTTTCGTATCGACGCGACCGCGTCGGGGAGGGCGCCATGAATTTGGAACTCAAGATCTTGCGTCGGGACGCGATCCCGGCCGCACTCGAAAAGGCGCACCGCTACCGGCTCCTCAATGAACCGGAGCAGGCCGAGAGCATCTGCGAGGACGTGCTGAGCATCGACCCGGACAACCAGGCCGCGCTCGCCTCGCTGATCCTCGCACTCACGGACCGTTTCGGTAGCTCGCGGCCGGTGCCGCCGCGGTACGTCCGCGAATTGTTGCCGCGGCTGACTGGCGACTACGAGCGGGCGTACTTCGCGGGAATCATTGCCGAGCGCGAGGGGATCGCGTGGCTGCGGTCGGGGCAACCGCGGTCCGGCGAGGCCGCGTTCGTGTGCTTCCACGACGCGATGAACCACTTTGAAACGGCCGAGGCACTCAGCCCGCCGGCCAACGACGATGCGCTCCTTCGGTGGAACAGTTGCGCCCGAATGATTATGAAGCACCCCGACGTCTACCCGACCGATGTACTCGCGACCGAGGTCTACGTCGGCGACTGATCCGGGTACCCGCTCGGGACCACCGCAGAAAGGCCGTCCATCAACCGGGCCAAAATTATCTTCGGCCCGGCAGAGTATTTTCGTAACCCGCGGTACGTCCGTCACATCGAACACGGGCGTCGATATTTCGCGCTCGCCCCTCCCAGGTGATCTCGGGAACAGCGAGTTGCTTCCTTTCGCGATTCGGCCGGGGCGCCGCGGCCCCGGAAACCGCGGCGGGGCTTTTGACGTAATCATCTCTACAATCACACGACTGGCAGAAACGAACTCGGAGCTTGCGAGATGTCGGACCCGGTGCCCCTCCCCGCACCCCCCCCGCCCCCGAAACCAACTCGCCGAACGCCGTGGGGCTACTGGGCCGACGCGGTTCTCGCGTTCGCGGTTCTCGCGTTCGCGTTCCTCGCGGGGTCGTTCGTCGCGCGGAACTCGGACGTCTGGCTGCACCTCGCAACCGGGCGGCTCGTAGCACAGGGCGCGTACCACTTCGGCACGGACCCGTTCGCGTACACTACGGCCGACAAATACTGGGCGAACCACGCTTGGCTTTTTGATCTGGGCCTGTACCTCGTGTTCAAGTGGTTCGGTGGTGCCGGTCTGGTGGTACTCAAGGCGCTCGCGGTCGCCGGGACCGCGGGTGCGATGTGGGTCACGACGCGCGGGCGCGGAGCGGTCTGGCCCACGGCCGGCTGCCTCCTCCTCGCCGTTCTCGCTTGTGCCCCGCGGTTACTCCTTCAGCCCACAATTGCGTCGCTCTTATTGCTCGCGGTCTGTTTGTACTGTCTGAGGGCGGGCGGCCGAGCGCTAGTTGCGATACCGGTGCTGACCGCCGTTTGGGTGAACCTCGACGCGTGGTTCATCCTCGCCCCCACGTTAGTCGTTCTGTTCTGGCTCGGTCGTCAGATCAGTCCACAGCGCGCGACTCTTCCTGCGTGGCCGAGTTGGTTGGTGCCGGCGACGTTCGGCGCGTGCCTGCTCAGCCCGCACCACATTTTCGCCTTGCGGTTGCCACTGGAATTGTCTCCGGCGGTGTGGTCGAGCGAGTTCGTGTCCGACCCGCGGTTCGCAGGGGTGTTCGTATCACCGTGGCACACATCGGCACTCGGCGCGGCCGGTGGGTACAACCTCGCTGCGTGGGCGTTCTTCGTGCTTCTGGCGTTGGGAATCTTTTCCTTTGCGGTGAACCGCACGGCCGCACTGAGCTGGCGCGTGACGGTGTGGGTGCCGTTTGCGTTGCTGGCGGCGTGGCAGGCGCGACTGATCCCGTTCTTCGCAGTCGTGGCCGGGCCGATTACCGCGTTGAATCTGCGGGAAATCATTTCCGAAACGTCGCTCCCGCGCCTCGGGCGCGGGTTCGCGCTGATCGGTAGCTCAGTGCTCCTCGTTCTGGCGTGGTTCGGGTGGACGACCAGCTTCTCGAACCGCGACCGCGCTCCGGCTTGGGCCGTCCACACAGACCCGACGCTCGCACGCGCGGCCGAGGGGGTTTCCGCGGCCCGCCAGCAAAGCGGGTTCGCCCCCGACCGGGTACTCGTGACGCACCCCGATGTCGGGCACTATCTCGCATGGTTCGCCCCGGGCGAACGGTACTTCCTCGATTCGCGATTACACTTGTTCACACACGTCGCGGATGATTTCGCGGCGACATCGCGTGCGGTCGGATTGCTTGGCGAACCCGCCCCCGGTGACGCGCACCAACTAGACGAGTTCGGCGCAGTTCTGCTCTACGACCCGGACGGCGGCCGAATGACCCGCGCGCTCCGCGCGACAACCGGCACCGACAGTACGTGGGCGCTCGCGCGCGTCGACGGCGGGGCCGTCCTCCTCGCGCGAACCGTGGCGAGTTCGCGCCGATTCGACCCCGAGCGCGAAGCGTTCAACGGCTCCCCGGCTCCGTTACCGGTCGCGGGAACCGGCCCCGCAACTCTAGCCGAGCCGGAGCTGGCGTGGTGGGTTGTGACACGAACAGTGGGGCGGTCCGGATCGTGGGAAGCAGACGCGGCCACGATTTATCTCCGAATGTTTGAAAGCGGCTCCTCGCGGGAGCCGGCGCTACCGCTGCTCGCGGTCCGCACGGCCCGAGCGGGGGCCGAGGTCGACCCGAACGACCCGATCGCGTGGCTGGCTCTGGGGCGCGCGTACAGCACCCTCGGCGAGCGCACCTGGGAGCGCGAAACGGGTACGGGGCTAACACCCCTCGAGCACATCCGACAGGTGCAAATCATTGCGACGCTCGTTCAAAGTGTGCTCCTGAATCCGGACTCCGTGCCGGCTCGCGAAAGCCTCGCCGGTGTCCTCCTGCGCCGGAACATGCTCGACAGTGCCCGCACGCACGCGGCCGAAGCGCTACGCCTGGTGCGCCGGGCGGGACCGGGTGCGGGCGAAACGCCCGAAGCGTTCACCGAACGGGTCGGGCGCCTCAACGCGCTGGTTGAGCAACTCGAAGCCGGGATTCAGGACGGGGAGAACCGGTACCTGATTCGCACGACGGGGTTGGCCGGTGATCCACTGGCGCGGGCGCGGATCGCGCTCGAATTGGGGCTGTCACAAAAAGCCATCGACGTGCTGCGCACGTCGCACCCGGACCTCTACGGCGGTGCGGGTTTGGGGTTACTCGCTGACCTGCTCCTCCAATCCGGACAGGCGGCCGAGTGCCGGGTGCTGCTCGACCGAGCGGAACTACGCCGCAACCCGGACGTACTCGGGATCGCCACTTTGCCCCGCGCCGCGGACCC
This region of Gemmata massiliana genomic DNA includes:
- a CDS encoding tetratricopeptide repeat protein codes for the protein MSDPVPLPAPPPPPKPTRRTPWGYWADAVLAFAVLAFAFLAGSFVARNSDVWLHLATGRLVAQGAYHFGTDPFAYTTADKYWANHAWLFDLGLYLVFKWFGGAGLVVLKALAVAGTAGAMWVTTRGRGAVWPTAGCLLLAVLACAPRLLLQPTIASLLLLAVCLYCLRAGGRALVAIPVLTAVWVNLDAWFILAPTLVVLFWLGRQISPQRATLPAWPSWLVPATFGACLLSPHHIFALRLPLELSPAVWSSEFVSDPRFAGVFVSPWHTSALGAAGGYNLAAWAFFVLLALGIFSFAVNRTAALSWRVTVWVPFALLAAWQARLIPFFAVVAGPITALNLREIISETSLPRLGRGFALIGSSVLLVLAWFGWTTSFSNRDRAPAWAVHTDPTLARAAEGVSAARQQSGFAPDRVLVTHPDVGHYLAWFAPGERYFLDSRLHLFTHVADDFAATSRAVGLLGEPAPGDAHQLDEFGAVLLYDPDGGRMTRALRATTGTDSTWALARVDGGAVLLARTVASSRRFDPEREAFNGSPAPLPVAGTGPATLAEPELAWWVVTRTVGRSGSWEADAATIYLRMFESGSSREPALPLLAVRTARAGAEVDPNDPIAWLALGRAYSTLGERTWERETGTGLTPLEHIRQVQIIATLVQSVLLNPDSVPARESLAGVLLRRNMLDSARTHAAEALRLVRRAGPGAGETPEAFTERVGRLNALVEQLEAGIQDGENRYLIRTTGLAGDPLARARIALELGLSQKAIDVLRTSHPDLYGGAGLGLLADLLLQSGQAAECRVLLDRAELRRNPDVLGIATLPRAADPNGYNWAYQLPTYDWLDLCQCAAVGRYTGATEAVDRICARLYAEEQSRAQPIAMSGAALFVLEIGMGAPPIPVHARLNRVRDRAQFTELLAQAKSLSVARADLTTLAGVLELERGATSAAVNRFKSAQTLYTQTKNMGLVAPGAPLASRYTEALNKYR
- a CDS encoding succinate dehydrogenase/fumarate reductase iron-sulfur subunit, with the protein product MSTTFRIWRGDATKGEFRDYTAEAGEGMVVLDAVHQIQATQAPDLACRWNCKAGKCGSCSAEINGAPKLMCMTRLDDLPPDEIVIVEPMQAFPLVKDLVTDVSWNYEVKKRIKPFRPRKPDNPDGTWKMAQEDADRVQEFRKCIECFLCQDVCHVLRDHHKHAEFIGPRFLVYSAALEMNPLDTHNRIPDLKGTQGIGYCNITKCCTKVCPEHITITDNAIIPLKERVVDEFYDPVMKLIQLVFRPRKKEDLGGTAD